A genomic stretch from Pseudomonas alkylphenolica includes:
- the potE gene encoding putrescine-ornithine antiporter, whose product MAGSGKKMTLIGLTTLVTVNMMGSGIIMLPTSMAQLGAVSLLSWVVTAIGSMAIAYSFTQCGVYCSRSGGLSAYTEEAHAKSGFFLCSYLYFLSLAIANVAVAISAVGYMTAFMPWLGSSAMALCVGTIGLIWLTIVANFGGPAITGRIGAITVWGVIIPVAGLSVIGWFWFDPEVFSQAWNPNGLPIGEAIGKTIPLTLWAFLGMESAAQAFDAVENPKRNVPLACLFGTLGAAVVYVLSTTVIQGIVPNLELANASAPFALVYAKMFNPLIGTIIMVLAVMACVGSLLGWQFTLAQTAKMTADQGLFPQLFSKVSALNAPILGMLVCGVLQTAMALSTISPNASAQFSKLVSLAAVTNLIPYVTALTGLLAIMHKARVGPAVYSRNTLVLLVAVGYSLYALYACGMEAVLGGALVLAFGYLLYGFLAKRFIIEQARSERGAGYEG is encoded by the coding sequence ATGGCGGGCTCAGGCAAGAAAATGACGCTCATCGGGCTGACCACCCTGGTGACGGTCAACATGATGGGGTCCGGCATCATCATGTTGCCGACCAGCATGGCGCAACTGGGGGCGGTATCGTTGCTGTCCTGGGTGGTAACCGCCATCGGCTCGATGGCAATCGCTTACAGCTTCACCCAGTGCGGGGTGTATTGTTCGCGCTCCGGGGGCCTATCGGCCTATACCGAGGAGGCTCATGCCAAATCGGGGTTCTTTCTCTGCTCCTATCTGTATTTTCTCTCGCTGGCGATCGCCAATGTGGCCGTGGCCATTTCTGCCGTGGGCTACATGACCGCCTTCATGCCCTGGCTGGGCAGCAGCGCGATGGCGCTGTGCGTCGGTACCATCGGGCTGATCTGGTTGACCATCGTGGCCAACTTCGGCGGGCCGGCGATTACCGGCAGGATCGGTGCGATCACGGTCTGGGGGGTGATCATCCCGGTAGCCGGATTAAGCGTGATCGGCTGGTTCTGGTTTGATCCTGAGGTGTTCTCCCAGGCGTGGAATCCGAACGGGCTGCCTATCGGGGAAGCCATCGGCAAGACCATTCCCCTGACCCTCTGGGCCTTTCTGGGCATGGAATCGGCGGCACAGGCCTTCGACGCAGTGGAAAACCCCAAGCGCAACGTGCCCCTTGCCTGCCTGTTCGGCACCCTCGGCGCGGCAGTGGTCTATGTGCTGTCGACCACCGTGATCCAGGGCATCGTGCCCAACCTGGAGCTGGCCAATGCCTCGGCGCCGTTCGCTTTGGTCTATGCGAAGATGTTCAACCCGCTGATCGGCACGATCATCATGGTGCTGGCGGTGATGGCGTGTGTCGGCTCGCTCTTGGGTTGGCAATTCACCCTGGCGCAAACGGCGAAAATGACTGCCGACCAAGGCCTGTTCCCGCAACTGTTTTCCAAAGTCAGTGCGCTGAACGCGCCGATTCTCGGCATGCTGGTTTGCGGTGTGCTGCAAACGGCGATGGCGCTGTCGACCATCTCGCCCAATGCCAGTGCCCAGTTCAGCAAGCTGGTGAGCCTGGCTGCGGTGACCAACCTGATCCCCTACGTGACGGCCCTGACCGGGCTGCTGGCGATCATGCACAAGGCCAGGGTCGGCCCGGCGGTGTACAGCCGCAATACCCTGGTGCTGCTGGTGGCGGTGGGTTACTCGCTGTATGCCTTGTATGCATGCGGCATGGAGGCAGTACTCGGTGGCGCGCTGGTGCTGGCTTTCGGTTATCTGCTCTATGGTTTCCTGGCCAAGCGTTTCATCATCGAACAGGCCAGGAGTGAACGGGGGGCTGGCTATGAAGGCTAG
- a CDS encoding aldo/keto reductase, producing MLIRRDLLKASATLAAGLGCLSVAGRGFAQSGAMLTRTIASSGEALAVIGAGTSGSFETGVDSPQLQQLRQVLKVFFAGGGQVIDTSPNYGGADAVLGQLLEEGGWRGKTFLATKIAADSRAAAEAQWAGTLRSLRTDKVDLLQVHNLRDWQRQLPYARELKAQGLTRYVGVTHYVDSGLDELERILRQEQLDFIQIHYSVNSPAAARTVLPLAQNKGVAVLINRAFDDGRLFARVKDQALPAWAAEMGIGSWAQLFLKFAISHPAVTTVIPATSRPERQLDQLKAGSGPLLSDAQRKQLIEQFA from the coding sequence ATGCTCATCCGCCGTGACTTGCTTAAGGCCAGTGCCACACTTGCCGCCGGGCTGGGTTGCCTGAGCGTGGCGGGCCGCGGGTTTGCCCAGAGCGGCGCGATGCTGACACGCACGATTGCGTCCAGCGGCGAAGCGCTGGCGGTGATTGGGGCGGGAACCTCAGGCAGTTTCGAGACCGGTGTCGATTCGCCGCAATTGCAGCAGTTGAGGCAGGTGCTCAAGGTGTTCTTCGCCGGCGGCGGACAAGTCATCGACACCTCGCCCAATTACGGCGGTGCCGACGCCGTGCTGGGCCAGTTGCTGGAGGAGGGTGGTTGGCGCGGCAAAACCTTCCTGGCTACCAAGATCGCCGCTGACAGCCGCGCTGCCGCCGAGGCGCAATGGGCCGGAACGCTGCGCAGCCTGCGCACCGACAAGGTTGATCTGCTGCAGGTCCACAACCTGCGCGACTGGCAGCGCCAGTTACCCTATGCCCGCGAGCTCAAGGCTCAGGGTCTGACCCGTTATGTCGGTGTCACCCACTATGTAGACAGTGGCCTGGACGAACTTGAACGCATCTTGCGCCAGGAACAACTGGACTTCATCCAGATCCATTACTCGGTCAATTCGCCCGCAGCGGCGCGCACAGTCTTGCCGTTGGCCCAGAACAAGGGCGTGGCGGTGTTGATCAACCGTGCCTTCGATGATGGCCGGCTGTTTGCCAGGGTCAAAGACCAGGCGTTGCCCGCTTGGGCAGCAGAGATGGGCATCGGCAGTTGGGCACAACTGTTCCTCAAGTTCGCCATCAGCCATCCGGCGGTGACCACAGTGATCCCGGCCACCAGCCGCCCGGAGCGGCAGCTCGACCAGCTCAAGGCGGGTAGCGGCCCCTTGCTCAGCGACGCCCAGCGCAAGCAACTGATCGAGCAGTTCGCCTGA
- a CDS encoding amino acid ABC transporter substrate-binding protein: MKASLRRVASLLILLPALAQATTLEQVRASNTLTLGYLPDFAPFSVQDGDQASGYAIDLCRKVADQVKTDLALPDLQVRFQPVALADEIAAVSSGRVNLLCTPTVASLARRKQVSFSVPVYTAGVTAVVRRDAPGALLNVLNGKQAHSGPTWRATVNRGLANQTFAVVAGGVTEQWVRRQLQMLGVIATVVAVENNDAGFAAVVHGQADAFFSERMLLKNLLARHAEAGALMLVERIYEYAPVSMVLPRGDEDFRLLVDSVISGMYRSGEIEQAYGVYLGGASEGARRLFKLYAVPL, encoded by the coding sequence ATGAAGGCTAGCCTGCGGCGAGTTGCCAGCCTGCTCATCCTGCTTCCCGCCCTCGCTCAGGCCACAACGCTGGAGCAAGTGCGGGCCAGCAATACCTTGACCCTCGGTTACCTGCCGGATTTTGCGCCCTTCAGCGTGCAGGACGGCGACCAGGCCAGCGGCTACGCCATCGACCTGTGCCGCAAGGTTGCTGACCAGGTGAAAACGGATTTGGCGTTGCCCGACCTGCAGGTGCGGTTTCAGCCGGTGGCGCTGGCTGATGAGATTGCGGCGGTCAGTTCAGGGCGGGTAAACCTGCTCTGCACGCCTACGGTTGCCAGTCTGGCACGGCGCAAGCAGGTGAGTTTTTCCGTGCCGGTGTATACCGCCGGGGTGACGGCGGTGGTACGCAGGGACGCTCCGGGGGCTTTGCTCAATGTGCTCAACGGCAAGCAGGCGCATAGCGGCCCGACCTGGCGGGCGACGGTCAATCGTGGGCTGGCCAACCAGACCTTTGCGGTGGTCGCCGGTGGGGTGACTGAGCAGTGGGTTCGGCGGCAACTACAGATGCTTGGGGTGATCGCGACGGTGGTGGCGGTTGAGAACAATGATGCGGGGTTCGCGGCGGTTGTCCACGGGCAGGCGGATGCGTTCTTTTCTGAACGCATGCTGTTGAAGAATCTGTTGGCGCGGCATGCTGAAGCGGGGGCGTTGATGCTGGTCGAACGGATTTATGAGTATGCGCCAGTGTCGATGGTGCTACCCCGGGGGGATGAGGATTTTCGCTTGCTGGTGGATTCGGTGATCAGCGGGATGTATCGGTCTGGGGAGATTGAGCAGGCTTATGGGGTTTATCTTGGTGGGGCGAGTGAGGGGGCCAGGCGGTTGTTCAAGTTGTATGCGGTGCCGTTGTAG
- a CDS encoding NTP/NDP exchange transporter, which produces MDTPGTRLFNVREGETPIVVAGLALFFLLFTGYFMLRPVRETMGVAGGVENLQWLFTGTFVLTLIALPLFGWLASKVQRRRILPWTYGFLASNLLVFAVLFALQPDNLWSARAFYIWLSMFNLLSISLAWSVLADLFSSEQAKRLFGLLASGASLGGLLGPVLGALLVGVIGHAGLVLLATAFLLGSVVAVAFVQRFRDRHPLPADTELPRSRPLGGNPFAGASEVFRSPYLLAIAVFVVLLASVSTFLYFEQARLVAEHFSSRTEQTQVFGLIDTVVQFLSILTQVFITGHLARKLGVGVLLVAVPLVMVVGFVWLVMAPVFAVFAVVMVVRRVGEYALVRPGREMLYTVVVPEHKYKAKNFTDTVVYRGGDALSGWVKRGLDLLGDHPGLAMVIGAGIALVWALTGLWLGREQRRREGGSGLAPR; this is translated from the coding sequence ATGGACACTCCCGGTACACGCCTGTTCAATGTCCGCGAAGGTGAAACACCGATCGTCGTGGCGGGGCTGGCATTGTTCTTCCTGCTGTTTACCGGCTACTTCATGCTGCGCCCGGTGCGCGAGACCATGGGTGTGGCGGGCGGTGTCGAGAATCTGCAGTGGTTGTTTACCGGCACCTTTGTGCTGACGCTGATCGCTTTGCCGTTGTTTGGCTGGTTGGCGTCGAAGGTGCAGCGTCGACGTATCCTGCCCTGGACCTATGGTTTTCTGGCCAGCAACCTGCTGGTGTTTGCGGTGCTGTTTGCGCTGCAGCCAGACAACCTGTGGAGTGCGCGGGCGTTCTACATCTGGTTGTCGATGTTCAATCTGTTGAGCATTTCCCTGGCCTGGAGCGTGCTGGCGGATCTGTTTTCCAGCGAGCAGGCCAAGCGCCTGTTCGGGTTGTTGGCGAGTGGCGCTAGCCTGGGCGGCTTGCTCGGGCCTGTGTTGGGCGCTTTGCTGGTCGGGGTGATTGGCCATGCCGGGCTGGTGCTGCTGGCCACGGCCTTCCTGTTGGGCAGCGTGGTTGCCGTTGCGTTTGTGCAGCGTTTCCGGGATCGCCATCCGCTGCCGGCAGACACCGAACTGCCACGCTCGCGGCCGCTGGGTGGCAATCCTTTCGCGGGGGCCAGTGAGGTGTTTCGCTCGCCCTATCTGCTGGCGATTGCGGTGTTTGTGGTGCTGTTGGCCAGTGTCAGTACGTTCCTGTATTTCGAGCAGGCGCGGTTGGTGGCGGAGCATTTCAGCAGCCGTACCGAGCAGACTCAGGTGTTCGGGTTGATCGACACGGTGGTGCAGTTTTTGTCGATCCTGACTCAGGTGTTCATCACTGGGCATCTGGCTCGCAAGCTGGGTGTCGGTGTATTGCTGGTAGCGGTGCCGTTGGTGATGGTGGTCGGTTTTGTCTGGCTGGTGATGGCGCCGGTGTTTGCGGTGTTTGCGGTGGTGATGGTGGTGCGTAGGGTCGGGGAGTATGCGCTGGTGCGGCCGGGGCGGGAGATGCTCTATACCGTGGTGGTGCCGGAGCATAAGTACAAGGCGAAGAATTTTACCGATACGGTGGTGTATCGCGGTGGGGATGCGCTCAGTGGCTGGGTCAAGCGCGGGCTGGATCTGTTAGGGGATCATCCGGGGCTGGCGATGGTGATCGGGGCGGGGATTGCGTTGGTCTGGGCCTTGACGGGGCTGTGGTTGGGGCGGGAGCAACGGAGGCGGGAGGGTGGGAGCGGGCTTGCCCCGCGATGA